The following coding sequences lie in one Zingiber officinale cultivar Zhangliang chromosome 2B, Zo_v1.1, whole genome shotgun sequence genomic window:
- the LOC122048824 gene encoding putative pentatricopeptide repeat-containing protein At3g13770, mitochondrial, with the protein MVASCILPNEYTLATVLPSCTGHSGQDHGRQIHSLAVKSNFDSHMFVGSSLLDMYSKVGEVKDARRVFNMLPHRDVVSCTAIISGYAQSGLDEEALKVFQQLQREGMECNYVTFVSLLTAIAGLAALDFGRQVHGLVIRSELLFYVVLDNSLIDMYSKCGSLKHSRRVFDNMLERSVISWNTMLMGYGKHGLGREVVQLFKSMFREVKPNGVTFLAVLSGCSHGGLIDEGLDIFGYMVSDQRLKPEIGHYGCLVDLLGRAGRIEEALDVIKNMPYEPTSALWNSLLGACRLHAKISIGEVVARKLLDMEPDNASNYVILSNIYAASGRWQDVARVRESMKLKKLTKEPGRSSIQLDKVMHIFFSSDRSHPRRKEIFDKITEVCERIKAAGYVPDLSCVLHDVDDEQKESILLGHSEKLAIAFGLMGNACRESIRITKNLRICIDCHNFAKYVSNVYQMEISLRDSSRFHLVAGGACSCGDYW; encoded by the exons ATGGTTGCTTCCT GTATATTGCCCAACGAATACACATTGGCTACAGTTCTTCCTTCTTGTACTGGCCACTCTGGTCAAGATCATGGCAGGCAAATACATTCTCTAGCAGTGAAAAGTAACTTCGATTCTCATATGTTCGTCGGGAGTTCACTGCTTGACATGTACTCCAAGGTTGGTGAAGTCAAAGACGCTCGAAGAGTTTTCAACATGCTGCCTCATAGGGATGTTGTTTCTTGTACTGCTATTATCTCTGGATATGCCCAGTCAGGCCTCGATGAGGAAGCTCTGAAAGTGTTCCAACAGCTGCAGAGAGAGGGAATGGAATGTAACTATGTTACTTTTGTCAGTCTGTTGACTGCAATCGCCGGACTTGCTGCTTTGGATTTCGGTCGGCAAGTGCATGGCTTGGTTATCAGAAGTGAGCTTCTGTTTTATGTAGTCCTCGACAACTCTTTGATTGACATGTACTCTAAATGCGGAAGCTTGAAGCATTCAAGAAGAGTCTTTGATAACATGCTTGAGAGATCAGTGATTAGTTGGAATACAATGCTTATGGGTTATGGTAAACATGGTTTAGGAAGAGAGGTTGTTCAGCTCTTTAAGTCCATGTTTCGAGAAGTGAAGCCCAATGGTGTTACTTTCTTAGCTGTGCTATCTGGCTGCAGTCACGGTGGATTGATCGACGAGGGTCTAGACATTTTTGGTTATATGGTCAGTGATCAAAGGTTGAAACCAGAAATAGGGCATTATGGATGTCTCGTAGATCTACTCGGGCGTGCTGGCAGAATAGAAGAAGCGCTAGATGTGATCAAGAACATGCCATACGAACCGACATCTGCCCTATGGAATTCACTTCTAGGTGCGTGCAGATTGCATGCTAAGATTTCGATTGGCGAAGTTGTTGCTCGAAAGCTTCTCGACATGGAACCTGACAATGCTAGTAACTATGTGATACTTTCGAATATTTATGCTGCTTCAGGAAGATGGCAAGATGTTGCCAGAGTGAGGGAGTCAATGAAACTGAAAAAACTGACGAAAGAACCAGGGAGAAGCTCCATCCAACTCGACAAGGTTATGCACATTTTCTTTTCCAGTGACCGTTCTCATCCCCGAAGGAAAGAAATTTTTGATAAGATTACAGAGGTGTGCGAAAGGATCAAAGCGGCAGGTTATGTTCCAGATCTTAGCTGTGTGCTACATGATGTAGACGATGAGCAAAAGGAAAGCATACTACTTGGGCATAGCGAGAAGTTGGCCATAGCATTCGGGCTAATGGGCAATGCTTGTCGCGAGTCGATTCGCATCACAAAGAACCTCCGAATCTGCATTGATTGTCATAATTTCGCAAAGTATGTATCGAATGTATatcaaatggagatatctttgaGGGATAGCAGCCGGTTCCATCTAGTTGCCGGAGGGGCGTGCAGCTGTGGGGATTACTGGTGA